A genomic segment from Actinomycetota bacterium encodes:
- a CDS encoding RsmE family RNA methyltransferase — protein sequence MSYPYFFIEPANINSGEIIIDGDNHNHLTRVLRAKSEDIIELSDNKNYRYITKIIKINKKNTFLEIIERKEIASENIIITLFQCMLKRTSMELVVQKSAELGINGIFPVKSRRVIIEDRSAGDKTKRWRKIAEEASKQCKRDFILNINERISLTDIKPSDFDATYLSYEELDKSSMKDINIIDDLKELIKKRSDSLQTLKIGFVTGPEGGFEEDEVKDLISKGAKPISLGSNILKAETASVFLASIIKYTASVFF from the coding sequence ATGAGCTATCCTTATTTTTTTATTGAACCTGCAAATATCAATTCTGGTGAAATCATCATAGACGGTGATAATCATAATCATCTTACCAGGGTGCTAAGGGCAAAATCAGAGGATATAATAGAGCTTTCAGATAATAAAAATTACAGATACATCACGAAGATCATTAAAATAAATAAGAAAAACACCTTTCTTGAAATAATTGAAAGAAAAGAAATCGCATCTGAGAATATAATAATAACATTATTTCAATGCATGCTTAAAAGAACTTCAATGGAACTTGTAGTCCAGAAATCAGCTGAACTTGGAATAAACGGTATTTTCCCGGTAAAAAGCAGAAGAGTCATAATTGAAGACAGAAGCGCCGGTGATAAAACAAAAAGATGGAGGAAAATTGCAGAAGAAGCGTCAAAACAATGCAAAAGGGACTTTATTTTAAATATAAATGAAAGAATTTCCTTAACAGACATAAAACCTTCAGATTTTGATGCAACATACCTGTCTTATGAAGAACTGGACAAGTCATCCATGAAAGATATCAATATAATTGATGATCTGAAAGAACTGATTAAAAAAAGATCCGATTCTCTGCAAACCTTAAAGATAGGTTTTGTAACCGGTCCTGAAGGCGGCTTTGAAGAAGATGAAGTAAAAGATCTCATTTCCAAAGGAGCAAAACCGATAAGTCTCGGCAGCAATATATTAAAAGCCGAAACCGCCTCTGTATTTCTTGCTTCAATCATTAAATATACCGCCTCTGTCTTTTTCTAA
- a CDS encoding MiaB/RimO family radical SAM methylthiotransferase produces the protein MKASADKIYKFSITTLGCKTNQSESDEIAYRLTEAGMLYDGEYLDADVVIINTCTVTMASDSKVRQLIRRVKKKNPEALLIVTGCYVVLNEDFLEKENIGKIFTNEKKKDIPDFVIGRLGIKRDAGKVCGGDNFFSQIHTRQLIKIQDGCRQKCSYCIVPFVRSRYVSENPEKIIREINLVSGKGLEEIVLTGTHIGKYGIETVQNGKKYPPANSDFYDKEDTDVFDLGYLLKLILEKTDIRRIRLSSIEINEISDEIIDLIAGSGRIARHLHIPLQSGSDRILKLMKRPYNIDFFAKKLVKIKKAVPETALTTDIIVGFPDESEEDFYKTVNSIEKFLFSKVHVFRFSPRSGTVAEGMEKQIPDSIRYYRALLLRNYCDSVRKKYIKSFLNKKVSVSVEKADKEKMTASGMSEEYIKVAIALKSGKDKDVIIQGRIYEVLVTGVSDTGLTGELLN, from the coding sequence ATGAAAGCAAGCGCAGACAAAATTTATAAATTTTCCATCACTACTCTTGGCTGCAAGACAAATCAGAGCGAATCGGATGAAATAGCATACAGACTTACAGAAGCAGGAATGCTGTATGATGGAGAATACCTGGATGCTGATGTTGTCATTATTAATACATGCACAGTTACAATGGCAAGCGACAGCAAGGTGCGGCAGCTTATAAGGAGAGTAAAAAAGAAAAACCCGGAGGCTCTGCTGATAGTTACAGGGTGTTATGTTGTTTTAAATGAAGATTTTCTGGAAAAAGAAAACATAGGAAAAATTTTCACCAATGAGAAAAAAAAGGATATTCCTGATTTCGTCATTGGCAGATTGGGCATAAAAAGAGATGCAGGAAAAGTTTGCGGCGGCGATAACTTTTTTTCGCAGATACATACAAGGCAGTTAATCAAAATACAGGACGGTTGCAGACAGAAATGCTCTTATTGCATTGTTCCGTTTGTGAGAAGCAGATATGTCAGCGAAAATCCGGAAAAGATAATCAGGGAGATAAATCTTGTATCCGGCAAAGGTCTTGAAGAAATAGTTCTTACAGGTACTCATATAGGAAAGTATGGGATTGAAACAGTGCAGAATGGGAAAAAATATCCTCCGGCAAACAGTGATTTTTACGATAAAGAAGATACAGACGTTTTTGATCTCGGATACCTTCTTAAGCTCATACTTGAAAAGACTGATATCAGAAGAATAAGGCTAAGCTCTATTGAAATAAATGAGATCAGCGATGAAATAATTGACCTGATTGCCGGCAGCGGAAGAATTGCAAGACATTTGCACATACCTTTGCAAAGCGGAAGCGACAGGATATTAAAGCTTATGAAAAGACCCTATAACATAGATTTTTTTGCAAAAAAATTAGTAAAAATAAAGAAAGCGGTTCCTGAAACAGCATTGACGACAGATATAATAGTCGGTTTTCCGGATGAAAGCGAGGAAGACTTTTACAAGACGGTTAATTCAATCGAAAAGTTTTTATTTTCCAAAGTACATGTTTTCAGGTTCTCGCCCAGATCGGGGACGGTTGCAGAAGGCATGGAAAAACAGATCCCTGACAGTATCAGATATTACAGGGCTCTGCTCTTAAGGAATTATTGTGATTCAGTCCGGAAAAAATATATTAAATCCTTCTTAAATAAAAAAGTAAGCGTTTCGGTAGAGAAAGCAGATAAAGAAAAAATGACGGCTTCGGGGATGAGCGAAGAGTATATAAAGGTAGCAATTGCCTTAAAAAGCGGAAAAGACAAGGATGTCATAATTCAGGGGAGAATATACGAAGTACTTGTTACCGGTGTTTCGGATACCGGACTTACAGGAGAACTTCTTAATTGA
- a CDS encoding histidine triad nucleotide-binding protein encodes MDCIFCKIAKKQIESSIVFEDEDFIVFKDINPVAEVHLLIIPKMHIESLLEIDLMDASKIKNMFRIIKKMADDFQISSDGFRVVTNIGESACQSVKHLHFHIIGGRKLGWPPG; translated from the coding sequence TTGGATTGTATTTTCTGTAAAATAGCAAAAAAGCAGATAGAAAGCAGTATTGTTTTTGAAGACGAGGATTTTATCGTCTTCAAAGATATAAATCCGGTTGCAGAAGTGCATTTGCTGATTATACCAAAAATGCATATAGAATCTTTATTGGAAATAGATTTGATGGATGCTTCAAAAATAAAGAATATGTTCAGGATAATAAAGAAAATGGCCGATGATTTTCAGATAAGCAGTGACGGATTTCGTGTGGTGACAAATATAGGAGAATCTGCGTGCCAGAGTGTCAAACATCTGCATTTTCATATAATCGGCGGGCGTAAATTAGGCTGGCCTCCCGGATAA
- a CDS encoding PhoH family protein, whose translation MEFAKNHSIAELLGERDKYIKKIEQDFNVDIFVLGNDVEITGQKKNVEHAANLLNELTLQINIGQKINSEKINDSIQIMNSKSILKPHEIFNNYIIVNNGKRIKARTAGQQKYIEAIKNNTIIFGIGPAGTGKTYLALAMAVSALKANEIGRIVLVKPVVEAGEKLGFLPGDLYEKINPFLKPLYDGLYEMLDVEIFQQYMEMNIIEVVPLAYMRGRTLNDSFIILDEAQNTSPEQMKMFLTRLGFGSKVVITGDITQIDLPEGKQSGLMIVDSILKNIQGIDFVYLTADDVVRHNLVQKIVNAYKQYEEDTAKKNMAERSSEKKINKNI comes from the coding sequence ATGGAATTTGCAAAAAATCATTCCATTGCCGAACTTCTTGGTGAAAGAGATAAATATATAAAAAAGATAGAGCAGGATTTTAACGTTGATATTTTTGTGCTGGGCAATGATGTGGAAATAACAGGACAGAAAAAAAACGTTGAACATGCAGCAAATCTTTTAAATGAACTAACTTTACAGATAAATATCGGTCAGAAAATTAATTCAGAAAAAATAAATGATTCAATACAAATTATGAACAGTAAATCCATATTAAAACCGCATGAGATATTTAATAATTATATCATTGTAAACAATGGCAAAAGGATTAAGGCAAGGACTGCAGGACAGCAGAAATATATAGAAGCAATAAAGAATAATACCATCATATTCGGGATAGGACCTGCAGGAACCGGGAAAACCTATCTTGCACTTGCTATGGCTGTCAGCGCGCTGAAAGCAAATGAAATAGGAAGAATAGTCCTTGTAAAACCTGTAGTTGAAGCAGGCGAAAAGCTCGGCTTTCTTCCGGGGGATTTGTATGAAAAAATCAATCCTTTTTTAAAGCCTCTCTATGACGGCTTGTATGAAATGCTGGATGTGGAAATTTTTCAGCAGTATATGGAAATGAACATAATAGAAGTTGTGCCGCTTGCATATATGCGGGGCAGAACTCTTAACGATTCTTTCATCATACTTGATGAAGCCCAGAATACCTCGCCTGAGCAGATGAAAATGTTTCTGACAAGGCTTGGTTTTGGTTCCAAAGTAGTGATAACAGGTGATATCACCCAGATAGATCTGCCTGAAGGAAAACAGTCAGGACTGATGATAGTAGATAGCATTCTTAAAAATATCCAGGGGATAGATTTTGTATATCTGACTGCTGATGATGTTGTAAGACACAACCTGGTTCAGAAAATAGTAAATGCATATAAACAGTATGAAGAAGATACAGCAAAAAAGAATATGGCTGAAAGATCTTCTGAAAAAAAGATAAATAAGAATATTTAA
- a CDS encoding HDIG domain-containing protein, with the protein MVKVKNLRDKNRGFFSRYFGIRSMFAKKLYTFLITFGIVVAILSYNFTPDLGIELGKQSPRTIKANKSISFEDPVKTEEDRNKREIEVEDVYKYDTRVLNGKEGALYQIRFFFQLAKIVQKKESMEIAEKTDYMSAILGGSYEEQVIRESINLDFEKNGILMDETLALAKEIMKENIKPNDIDAKKIEISRIVKERDNLAATEKIIVSGVLTHNLRPTAVFDSAATEKARIQAREETPPHVVTIVEGQTIVSEGEIVSENDILILSNLGLLNTGFNWKAFLYICFINLVTFSIFYFYLFKFNKNIFDNMRKLWIASTIIIIFIALIKIFTTLSNLHLNFWVYLFPIMAASMLGTVIFDTRVGIILSIILAVNLGIAANFDYQMALIYFLGGIFSTFLVSNVSQRSTIMKGGFLSSLFLAFLFLITNLIGGDFKTIALYFILGIVNGVISAIITIGLLPFIESSFRIVTAMGLLELSHTDQPLLKELLINAPGTYNHSILVSHLSESCANAIGADALLVKVAALYHDLGKMKRPEYFYENQLNVENIHDRLNPSMSKNIIANHIKDGVEIAIKNKIPKKVVDIISQHHGSSVITYFYKKQKDIELMRLSTSNPEGVMEGHFRYPANKPKTKEAAILMLADASEAAVRSIDKITPKKIEQMVNDIVKSKIDDEQLSEADITIREVNVVKNTLIDGLISIYHSRISYQDPAPTLAIAAEKETQ; encoded by the coding sequence ATGGTTAAAGTTAAAAACCTAAGAGATAAGAACAGAGGTTTTTTCAGCAGGTATTTCGGCATCAGAAGTATGTTTGCAAAAAAGCTGTATACCTTTCTTATTACCTTTGGAATAGTCGTTGCAATACTTTCTTATAATTTTACTCCTGATCTTGGCATCGAGCTTGGAAAACAAAGTCCCAGGACGATCAAGGCAAACAAGAGCATAAGCTTTGAAGATCCTGTCAAGACAGAGGAAGACAGGAATAAAAGAGAGATAGAAGTTGAGGACGTCTATAAATATGATACCCGGGTTTTAAACGGCAAAGAAGGAGCGCTATACCAGATAAGATTTTTCTTCCAGCTTGCAAAAATCGTGCAAAAGAAAGAGTCAATGGAGATTGCTGAAAAAACGGATTATATGTCTGCGATTCTGGGAGGCAGTTATGAAGAACAGGTGATAAGAGAATCCATTAATCTTGATTTTGAGAAAAACGGTATTCTGATGGATGAAACATTGGCTCTGGCAAAAGAGATAATGAAGGAAAATATAAAGCCAAATGATATAGATGCCAAAAAAATAGAAATAAGCAGGATAGTGAAAGAACGGGACAACCTTGCCGCGACTGAAAAGATAATTGTTTCGGGAGTTCTGACGCATAATCTCAGACCTACTGCTGTTTTTGATTCTGCGGCTACCGAAAAAGCAAGAATACAGGCAAGAGAGGAAACTCCTCCGCACGTAGTTACCATAGTTGAGGGACAGACTATAGTCAGCGAAGGCGAGATTGTAAGCGAAAATGATATTCTCATACTTTCAAATCTCGGGCTGCTTAATACCGGTTTTAACTGGAAAGCATTTCTGTATATATGTTTTATAAATCTTGTCACTTTCTCAATTTTTTATTTTTATCTTTTCAAGTTCAATAAGAATATTTTTGACAATATGAGGAAATTATGGATTGCTTCAACCATAATTATTATTTTTATTGCTCTCATAAAAATATTTACGACTTTGTCTAATCTTCATCTTAATTTCTGGGTATATCTTTTCCCCATAATGGCTGCTTCAATGCTCGGGACTGTAATTTTTGATACAAGAGTGGGAATTATTCTGTCCATAATCCTTGCTGTGAATCTTGGTATTGCAGCTAACTTTGATTATCAGATGGCCCTTATTTATTTTCTCGGCGGAATATTTTCGACATTTCTGGTTTCCAATGTGTCACAGAGAAGCACAATAATGAAAGGCGGATTTTTAAGCTCTCTTTTTCTTGCTTTTTTATTTCTGATAACCAATCTTATAGGCGGAGATTTCAAAACCATTGCGCTTTATTTTATCCTGGGGATAGTAAACGGTGTTATTTCTGCGATTATTACCATAGGGCTTCTTCCTTTCATAGAATCATCATTCAGGATAGTGACGGCAATGGGGCTTCTTGAATTATCACACACAGATCAGCCTTTGCTTAAAGAATTATTGATTAATGCTCCCGGAACATATAATCACAGCATTCTTGTCAGTCATCTTTCTGAATCCTGTGCCAATGCTATCGGGGCAGATGCCCTTCTTGTGAAAGTAGCTGCTCTTTATCATGATTTGGGAAAAATGAAAAGGCCTGAGTACTTTTATGAAAATCAGTTAAACGTTGAAAATATTCATGACAGGCTCAACCCTTCCATGAGCAAGAATATTATTGCCAACCATATCAAAGACGGTGTCGAGATCGCTATAAAAAATAAAATACCCAAAAAAGTTGTTGACATAATCTCCCAGCATCACGGAAGTTCCGTAATCACTTATTTTTATAAAAAGCAAAAGGATATTGAGTTAATGAGATTAAGCACTTCAAATCCGGAGGGGGTAATGGAGGGGCATTTCAGATATCCTGCAAATAAACCGAAAACCAAAGAGGCTGCAATACTGATGCTTGCCGATGCTTCTGAAGCAGCAGTAAGATCCATTGACAAGATAACTCCGAAAAAAATAGAGCAGATGGTAAACGATATAGTAAAATCAAAAATAGACGATGAGCAGCTAAGTGAAGCCGATATAACGATAAGAGAAGTAAATGTAGTAAAAAATACGCTTATTGACGGACTTATATCTATATATCATTCAAGAATTTCATACCAGGACCCGGCTCCGACACTTGCAATTGCTGCTGAAAAAGAAACACAGTGA
- the ybeY gene encoding rRNA maturation RNase YbeY has protein sequence MEVIIINNQDDIDIDEEKISSVARFIFSQFEKDESSELNIALIGKDEIREINKKYRQADKPTDVLSFSYRSDGDIFGFMGDEKEFRKEYGFFTVGEILLCPAVAGDRVEDYGDGWNLEKILIFLIIHGILHIYEYEHDSDEDRQRMENEQLRLLKLAEKEFNLF, from the coding sequence ATGGAAGTAATAATAATAAATAATCAGGATGATATTGATATTGACGAAGAAAAAATAAGTTCTGTTGCCAGATTCATATTCAGCCAGTTCGAGAAAGATGAAAGCAGCGAGCTGAATATTGCCCTGATAGGTAAAGATGAAATAAGAGAAATAAATAAAAAATACAGGCAGGCTGACAAACCGACCGATGTATTATCTTTTTCATACAGATCAGACGGGGATATTTTTGGTTTTATGGGTGATGAGAAAGAGTTTAGAAAGGAGTACGGTTTTTTTACGGTAGGAGAGATTCTTTTATGTCCTGCTGTTGCCGGAGATAGGGTTGAGGATTATGGCGACGGCTGGAATCTTGAAAAAATTCTTATATTTTTAATAATACACGGCATTCTTCACATATACGAATATGAACATGATTCAGATGAAGACAGGCAGAGAATGGAAAATGAGCAGCTAAGACTGCTTAAACTTGCTGAAAAAGAGTTCAACCTCTTTTAG
- a CDS encoding GNAT family N-acetyltransferase: protein MENISIKVLNDIDTEITLELKKLEISNLGRSASINEWVIPVLIKYGKVITAVKNSESDLKEKEKIIGVNELLRKWDDPATVFIHSFYVEKSFRKKGIGSFLLEESIKILKGEKIRKIELTVDSRNLQAVKLYEKFNFKKTDHFKDLYGLGVHRDLMICRI, encoded by the coding sequence ATGGAAAATATTTCAATTAAAGTTTTAAATGACATAGACACTGAAATTACGCTTGAGCTAAAAAAACTTGAAATCTCAAATCTGGGACGAAGTGCTTCAATAAACGAGTGGGTAATCCCTGTTTTAATAAAATATGGGAAAGTAATTACGGCTGTTAAAAACAGCGAATCTGATTTGAAAGAAAAAGAAAAAATTATCGGTGTGAATGAGCTTTTAAGGAAATGGGATGATCCGGCAACTGTTTTTATTCATTCTTTTTATGTAGAAAAATCTTTCAGAAAAAAAGGTATAGGAAGCTTTTTGCTTGAAGAATCCATAAAAATACTTAAGGGAGAAAAAATCAGGAAAATTGAACTTACTGTTGACAGCAGAAACTTGCAGGCAGTAAAGCTTTATGAAAAATTCAATTTTAAAAAAACAGATCATTTTAAAGATCTGTATGGTTTGGGAGTGCACAGGGATCTGATGATATGCAGGATATAA
- a CDS encoding GTPase Era yields MQDIKKEKNVPDRDLTFRSGFVTIAGRANVGKSTLINNIIGQKVLATSSKPQTTRKRTNCIYNDNNSQIIFVDIPGFLKPKTLLTEKLNNLIQKTLSDVDLVIMMTDVSAGVGTGDFFVYEKIKNSGKPVIFVLNKIDEAGKEKIKQEKEKLLELSPEKDIVEISALRKINIPVLIEKIKTFLPECAPYFPDDILTDVPVREIAAEIIREKLISLLSEELPHTIAVEIDKFEEASGKKNIIRISAIVYVSRKSHKSMIIGKSGHVLKEAGTQSRIEMEELLGNRVFLEMWVKVRENWTMNEKDLKEFGFVN; encoded by the coding sequence ATGCAGGATATAAAAAAAGAAAAAAACGTACCAGACAGAGATTTGACATTCAGGTCAGGCTTTGTGACTATCGCCGGCAGAGCAAATGTCGGCAAATCCACTCTTATAAACAATATTATTGGACAGAAAGTTCTGGCAACTTCTTCAAAACCCCAGACTACAAGAAAAAGAACTAACTGTATTTATAATGATAATAATTCCCAGATTATTTTTGTGGATATTCCGGGATTCCTGAAACCAAAGACCCTGCTGACTGAAAAACTAAATAATTTGATCCAGAAGACTTTAAGCGACGTTGATCTGGTTATTATGATGACCGATGTTTCTGCAGGTGTAGGCACAGGTGATTTTTTTGTTTACGAGAAAATAAAAAATTCGGGCAAACCTGTTATTTTTGTATTAAATAAAATAGATGAAGCAGGAAAAGAAAAGATAAAGCAGGAAAAGGAAAAGCTTTTAGAACTTTCTCCCGAAAAAGATATAGTGGAGATATCTGCTCTCAGGAAAATAAACATACCTGTACTTATTGAAAAAATCAAAACATTTTTGCCGGAATGTGCTCCTTATTTTCCAGACGATATCTTAACTGATGTACCTGTCAGGGAGATTGCCGCTGAAATAATAAGGGAAAAACTTATAAGCCTGCTAAGCGAGGAGCTTCCCCATACTATTGCTGTGGAAATTGATAAATTTGAAGAAGCTTCCGGAAAAAAAAATATTATAAGAATTTCTGCGATAGTTTATGTTTCAAGGAAATCACATAAATCAATGATAATCGGTAAATCAGGACATGTGCTCAAGGAAGCGGGAACACAGTCCAGAATCGAGATGGAAGAACTTCTGGGAAACAGGGTTTTTCTTGAAATGTGGGTCAAGGTTCGTGAAAACTGGACTATGAACGAAAAAGATCTGAAAGAATTCGGTTTTGTAAATTAA